A window of Triticum urartu cultivar G1812 unplaced genomic scaffold, Tu2.1 TuUngrouped_contig_7260, whole genome shotgun sequence genomic DNA:
CGATGCTGTGGCCGTGGGCGTGGCGGTCACCTGCCTATTGCAGTAGAGCTCGGCAATGTTGTCGTAGTTGAGGCTGAGCCGGTTCTCTCGCTGCTCCGGGAGGCAAACTCCACCGGTGAAGTCCAAGAGGCCTCGCGAGTAGTCGTCGTCATCCTCCCGCAGCATCGTATTCCCGGAAGACTTGTTACCATGACTGGTATGAATGGCCGCAGGGGCGGTCATGGCGGACTTGTCCCGGTCACGATGATGAGCAACCACCGCAGCAGCTGCATGCTGGTGCTGTTGCTTTCTCGCAGGGGGAGGGGGTCGTGCCCGGCCGACGCGGTTCAGGTGGCGTTGGCAGTACTTCTGGTCGGGCTCGGCGTCCCTGGCGCAGCGCCACTTCTTGCCGTCTGTacggccgcacctcctccgcgC
This region includes:
- the LOC125531495 gene encoding growth-regulating factor 8-like; this translates as MSMLLQCMQQAVARRRCGRTDGKKWRCARDAEPDQKYCQRHLNRVGRARPPPPARKQQHQHAAAAVVAHHRDRDKSAMTAPAAIHTSHGNKSSGNTMLREDDDDYSRGLLDFTGGVCLPEQRENRLSLNYDNIAELYCNRQVTATPTATASAAASATAMDDDAIHHGAAATWVGIGGPLGEALGLAVEIQWPAGST